The Primulina tabacum isolate GXHZ01 chromosome 16, ASM2559414v2, whole genome shotgun sequence genome window below encodes:
- the LOC142529356 gene encoding plasma membrane ATPase 4-like isoform X2, which produces MGNDKGTSLEEIKNETVDLEKVPIEEVFEQLKCSREGLSSDEGNTRLNIFGPNKLEEKKESKILKFLGFMWNPLSWVMEAAAIMAIALANGGGKPPDWQDFVGIVCLLVINSTISFIEENNAGNAAAALMAGLAPKTKVLRDGRWSEQEASILVPGDIISIKLGDIVPADARLLEGDPLKIDQSALTGESLPVTKNPYDEVFSGSTCKQGEIEAIVIATGVHTFFGKAAHLVDSTNQVGHFQKVLTAIGNFCICSIAIGMLAEIIVMYPIQHRPYRKGIDNLLVLLIGGIPIAMPTVLSVTMAIGSHRLSQQGAITKRMTAIEEMAGMDVLCSDKTGTLTLNKLSVDKSLIEVFAKGVDPDHVLLLAARASRTENQDAIDGAIVGTLADPKEARAGIREVHFLPFNPVDKRTALTYIDSDGNWHRASKGAPEQILTLCNCKEDLKKKVHSVIDKFAERGLRSLAVGRQEVPEKSKDSPGGPWQFVGLLSLFDPPRHDSAETIRRALNLGVNVKMITGDQLAIAKETGRRLGMGVNMYPSASLLGDHKDESIAGLPVEELIEKADGFAGVFPEHKYEIVKKLQERKHLVGMTGDGVNDAPALKKADIGIAVADCTDAARSASDIVLTEPGLSVIISAVLTSRAIFQRMKNYTIYAVSITIRIVVGFMLIALIWKFDFSPFMVLIIAILNDGTIMTISKDRVKPSPLPDSWKLREIFATGVVLGGYLALMTVIFFWLMHKTDFFPDKFGVRKIRGSEYEMMAALYLQVSIVSQALIFVTRSRSWSYFERPGALLMIAFLIAQLVATLIAVYANWGFARIKGCGWGWAGVIWLYSAVFYIPLDLMKFATRYILSGKAWQNLYDNKIAFSNKKDYGKEEREAQWALAQRTLHGLQKPEVSNIFSEKSNYRELSEIAEQAKRRAEIARLRELHTLKGHVESVVKLKGLDIETIQQHYTV; this is translated from the exons ATGGGAAATGACAAAGGCACAAGTCTTGAAGAAATCAAGAATGAAACAGTTGATCTG GAAAAAGTCCCCATTGAGGAAGTCTTTGAGCAGTTGAAGTGTAGCCGTGAAGGGTTGAGTTCCGATGAGGGAAACACAAGGCTTAATATTTTTGGCCCCAACAAGTTGGAGGAGAAGAAG GAAAGTAAAATTCTCAAGTTCCTTGGTTTTATGTGGAATCCACTCTCATGGGTCATGGAAGCTGCAGCAATCATGGCCATTGCGCTAGCTAATGGAGGTGGCAAGCCCCCAGATTGGCAAGATTTTGTTGGTATCGTTTGCTTGCTCGTTATCAACTCAACTATCAGTTTCATAGAAGAAAACAACGCTGGAAATGCAGCAGCTGCTCTTATGGCTGGTCTTGCTCCTAAAACAAAG GTACTTAGAGATGGTCGTTGGAGTGAGCAGGAAGCATCCATTCTAGTTCCTGGAGATATCATAAGCATCAAGCTCGGAGACATCGTTCCAGCTGATGCTCGTCTTCTTGAAGGCGACCCATTAAAGATCGACCAATCTGCCCTCACTGGAGAATCCCTTCCCGTCACCAAGAATCCCTATGATGAAGTTTTCTCAGGTTCAACTTGCAAACAAGGTGAAATCGAGGCGATAGTGATTGCCACTGGAGTCCATACGTTTTTCGGGAAAGCAGCACATCTTGTGGACAGCACCAACCAAGTGGGACACTTCCAGAAAGTGCTCACCGCCATTGGTAACTTCTGTATTTGTTCGATCGCGATTGGTATGTTGGCTGAGATAATCGTGATGTATCCGATTCAGCACAGGCCTTATAGGAAGGGAATCGACAATCTCCTTGTTCTTTTGATCGGAGGTATTCCAATTGCTATGCCCACCGTCTTGTCTGTCACAATGGCTATCGGATCCCACAGATTGTCTCAGCAGGGTGCCATCACGAAAAGAATGACTGCAATTGAGGAAATGGCTGGCATGGACGTCTTGTGCAGTGACAAGACTGGAACTTTAACTCTTAACAAGCTTAGCGTTGATAAAAGCTTGATCGAGGTCTTTGCGAAGGGTGTGGACCCAGATCACGTTTTGCTTCTTGCCGCAAGGGCGTCAAGAACTGAAAATCAAGATGCTATTGATGGTGCCATTGTTGGTACACTAGCTGATCCGAAGGAG GCAAGAGCTGGTATTCGGGAAGTGCACTTCCTCCCGTTTAACCCTGTGGACAAGAGAACTGCATTAACTTACATAGATTCAGACGGAAACTGGCATCGGGCAAGCAAGGGAGCCCCTGAACAG ATCCTAACTCTCTGCAACTGCAAGGAAGACTTGAAGAAAAAAGTCCATAGTGTCATTGATAAATTTGCAGAGCGTGGGCTTCGTTCACTGGCTGTTGGTCGACAG GAAGTGCCAGAGAAATCGAAGGACAGCCCTGGAGGTCCATGGCAATTTGTTGGGCTCTTGTCCCTTTTTGATCCTCCAAGACACGATAGTGCAGAAACAATCCGCAGGGCCCTAAATCTTGGTGTAAACGTCAAAATGATTACTG GTGATCAACTTGCCATTGCCAAGGAGACGGGGCGCAGGCTTGGGATGGGAGTAAATATGTACCCTTCTGCTTCTTTACTTGGCGACCACAAGGATGAGTCCATAGCTGGCCTGCCTGTTGAAGAATTGATCGAGAAGGCTGATGGTTTTGCTGGGGTCTTTCCAG AGCACAAATATGAAATTGTGAAGAAATTGCAAGAGAGGAAACACCTTGTCGGAATGACCGGAGATGGTGTGAACGACGCCCCTGCTCTAAAGAAGGCAGATATTGGTATTGCTGTTGCTGATTGTACCGATGCTGCAAGAAGTGCTTCTGATATTGTGCTGACCGAGCCAGGGCTTAGTGTTATTATCAGTGCAGTTTTGACCAGCAGAGCTATTTTCCAAAGAATGAAGAATTATACC ATTTATGCAGTCTCCATTACAATCCGTATTGTG GTTGGTTTCATGCTTATTGCTTTGATTTGGAAGTTCGATTTCTCTCCCTTCATGGTTTTGATAATCGCCATTCTTAATGATG GTACAATTATGACCATTTCGAAGGATAGAGTCAAGCCATCTCCATTGCCAGATAGCTGGAAGTTGAGGGAGATTTTTGCCACCGGCGTAGTACTCGGAGGTTATCTTGCATTGATGACAGTTATATTCTTCTGGCTGATGCATAAAACTGACTTCTTCCCT gacaaatttggTGTTAGGAAGATTAGAGGGAGTGAATATGAAATGATGGCTGCTCTATACTTGCAAGTGAGTATAGTTAGCCAGGCCCTCATTTTCGTGACTCGGTCACGCAGCTGGTCATATTTTGAACGACCCGGGGCTCTTTTGATGATTGCTTTTCTTATCGCACAACTG GTTGCAACTCTTATAGCTGTGTACGCCAACTGGGGTTTTGCTAGAATTAAAGGATGTGGCTGGGGATGGGCCGGTGTCATCTGGCTTTACAGTGCTGTTTTTTACATCCCGCTTGACTTGATGAAATTCGCTACTCGTTACATCTTGAGTGGAAAGGCCTGGCAGAATTTGTACGACAACAAG ATTGCTTTTAGCAACAAGAAAGATTATGGCAAAGAGGAGAGGGAAGCTCAATGGGCTCTTGCTCAAAGAACTTTACATGGCCTTCAGAAGCCAGAAGTTTCGAATATCTTCAGCGAGAAGAGCAATTACAGGGAACTTTCTGAAATTGCCGAACAAGCCAAGAGGAGAGCCGAGATTGCTAG GCTTCGTGAGTTGCATACGCTCAAGGGTCATGTTGAGTCAGTCGTGAAACTTAAAGGGCTCGACATTGAAACGATCCAGCAGCACTACACCGTGTGA
- the LOC142529356 gene encoding plasma membrane ATPase 4-like isoform X1 — protein sequence MGNDKGTSLEEIKNETVDLEKVPIEEVFEQLKCSREGLSSDEGNTRLNIFGPNKLEEKKESKILKFLGFMWNPLSWVMEAAAIMAIALANGGGKPPDWQDFVGIVCLLVINSTISFIEENNAGNAAAALMAGLAPKTKVLRDGRWSEQEASILVPGDIISIKLGDIVPADARLLEGDPLKIDQSALTGESLPVTKNPYDEVFSGSTCKQGEIEAIVIATGVHTFFGKAAHLVDSTNQVGHFQKVLTAIGNFCICSIAIGMLAEIIVMYPIQHRPYRKGIDNLLVLLIGGIPIAMPTVLSVTMAIGSHRLSQQGAITKRMTAIEEMAGMDVLCSDKTGTLTLNKLSVDKSLIEVFAKGVDPDHVLLLAARASRTENQDAIDGAIVGTLADPKEARAGIREVHFLPFNPVDKRTALTYIDSDGNWHRASKGAPEQILTLCNCKEDLKKKVHSVIDKFAERGLRSLAVGRQEVPEKSKDSPGGPWQFVGLLSLFDPPRHDSAETIRRALNLGVNVKMITGDQLAIAKETGRRLGMGVNMYPSASLLGDHKDESIAGLPVEELIEKADGFAGVFPGPFFLSLSLSLSLSVFTPSLFLKLTNGNFLIFLSFHTEHKYEIVKKLQERKHLVGMTGDGVNDAPALKKADIGIAVADCTDAARSASDIVLTEPGLSVIISAVLTSRAIFQRMKNYTIYAVSITIRIVVGFMLIALIWKFDFSPFMVLIIAILNDGTIMTISKDRVKPSPLPDSWKLREIFATGVVLGGYLALMTVIFFWLMHKTDFFPDKFGVRKIRGSEYEMMAALYLQVSIVSQALIFVTRSRSWSYFERPGALLMIAFLIAQLVATLIAVYANWGFARIKGCGWGWAGVIWLYSAVFYIPLDLMKFATRYILSGKAWQNLYDNKIAFSNKKDYGKEEREAQWALAQRTLHGLQKPEVSNIFSEKSNYRELSEIAEQAKRRAEIARLRELHTLKGHVESVVKLKGLDIETIQQHYTV from the exons ATGGGAAATGACAAAGGCACAAGTCTTGAAGAAATCAAGAATGAAACAGTTGATCTG GAAAAAGTCCCCATTGAGGAAGTCTTTGAGCAGTTGAAGTGTAGCCGTGAAGGGTTGAGTTCCGATGAGGGAAACACAAGGCTTAATATTTTTGGCCCCAACAAGTTGGAGGAGAAGAAG GAAAGTAAAATTCTCAAGTTCCTTGGTTTTATGTGGAATCCACTCTCATGGGTCATGGAAGCTGCAGCAATCATGGCCATTGCGCTAGCTAATGGAGGTGGCAAGCCCCCAGATTGGCAAGATTTTGTTGGTATCGTTTGCTTGCTCGTTATCAACTCAACTATCAGTTTCATAGAAGAAAACAACGCTGGAAATGCAGCAGCTGCTCTTATGGCTGGTCTTGCTCCTAAAACAAAG GTACTTAGAGATGGTCGTTGGAGTGAGCAGGAAGCATCCATTCTAGTTCCTGGAGATATCATAAGCATCAAGCTCGGAGACATCGTTCCAGCTGATGCTCGTCTTCTTGAAGGCGACCCATTAAAGATCGACCAATCTGCCCTCACTGGAGAATCCCTTCCCGTCACCAAGAATCCCTATGATGAAGTTTTCTCAGGTTCAACTTGCAAACAAGGTGAAATCGAGGCGATAGTGATTGCCACTGGAGTCCATACGTTTTTCGGGAAAGCAGCACATCTTGTGGACAGCACCAACCAAGTGGGACACTTCCAGAAAGTGCTCACCGCCATTGGTAACTTCTGTATTTGTTCGATCGCGATTGGTATGTTGGCTGAGATAATCGTGATGTATCCGATTCAGCACAGGCCTTATAGGAAGGGAATCGACAATCTCCTTGTTCTTTTGATCGGAGGTATTCCAATTGCTATGCCCACCGTCTTGTCTGTCACAATGGCTATCGGATCCCACAGATTGTCTCAGCAGGGTGCCATCACGAAAAGAATGACTGCAATTGAGGAAATGGCTGGCATGGACGTCTTGTGCAGTGACAAGACTGGAACTTTAACTCTTAACAAGCTTAGCGTTGATAAAAGCTTGATCGAGGTCTTTGCGAAGGGTGTGGACCCAGATCACGTTTTGCTTCTTGCCGCAAGGGCGTCAAGAACTGAAAATCAAGATGCTATTGATGGTGCCATTGTTGGTACACTAGCTGATCCGAAGGAG GCAAGAGCTGGTATTCGGGAAGTGCACTTCCTCCCGTTTAACCCTGTGGACAAGAGAACTGCATTAACTTACATAGATTCAGACGGAAACTGGCATCGGGCAAGCAAGGGAGCCCCTGAACAG ATCCTAACTCTCTGCAACTGCAAGGAAGACTTGAAGAAAAAAGTCCATAGTGTCATTGATAAATTTGCAGAGCGTGGGCTTCGTTCACTGGCTGTTGGTCGACAG GAAGTGCCAGAGAAATCGAAGGACAGCCCTGGAGGTCCATGGCAATTTGTTGGGCTCTTGTCCCTTTTTGATCCTCCAAGACACGATAGTGCAGAAACAATCCGCAGGGCCCTAAATCTTGGTGTAAACGTCAAAATGATTACTG GTGATCAACTTGCCATTGCCAAGGAGACGGGGCGCAGGCTTGGGATGGGAGTAAATATGTACCCTTCTGCTTCTTTACTTGGCGACCACAAGGATGAGTCCATAGCTGGCCTGCCTGTTGAAGAATTGATCGAGAAGGCTGATGGTTTTGCTGGGGTCTTTCCAGGTCCGTTtttcctctctctctctctctctctctctctctctgtcTTTACACCCTCTTTGTTTCTTAAATTAACAAATGGAAATTTCCTTATTTTTTTGTCTTTCCATACAGAGCACAAATATGAAATTGTGAAGAAATTGCAAGAGAGGAAACACCTTGTCGGAATGACCGGAGATGGTGTGAACGACGCCCCTGCTCTAAAGAAGGCAGATATTGGTATTGCTGTTGCTGATTGTACCGATGCTGCAAGAAGTGCTTCTGATATTGTGCTGACCGAGCCAGGGCTTAGTGTTATTATCAGTGCAGTTTTGACCAGCAGAGCTATTTTCCAAAGAATGAAGAATTATACC ATTTATGCAGTCTCCATTACAATCCGTATTGTG GTTGGTTTCATGCTTATTGCTTTGATTTGGAAGTTCGATTTCTCTCCCTTCATGGTTTTGATAATCGCCATTCTTAATGATG GTACAATTATGACCATTTCGAAGGATAGAGTCAAGCCATCTCCATTGCCAGATAGCTGGAAGTTGAGGGAGATTTTTGCCACCGGCGTAGTACTCGGAGGTTATCTTGCATTGATGACAGTTATATTCTTCTGGCTGATGCATAAAACTGACTTCTTCCCT gacaaatttggTGTTAGGAAGATTAGAGGGAGTGAATATGAAATGATGGCTGCTCTATACTTGCAAGTGAGTATAGTTAGCCAGGCCCTCATTTTCGTGACTCGGTCACGCAGCTGGTCATATTTTGAACGACCCGGGGCTCTTTTGATGATTGCTTTTCTTATCGCACAACTG GTTGCAACTCTTATAGCTGTGTACGCCAACTGGGGTTTTGCTAGAATTAAAGGATGTGGCTGGGGATGGGCCGGTGTCATCTGGCTTTACAGTGCTGTTTTTTACATCCCGCTTGACTTGATGAAATTCGCTACTCGTTACATCTTGAGTGGAAAGGCCTGGCAGAATTTGTACGACAACAAG ATTGCTTTTAGCAACAAGAAAGATTATGGCAAAGAGGAGAGGGAAGCTCAATGGGCTCTTGCTCAAAGAACTTTACATGGCCTTCAGAAGCCAGAAGTTTCGAATATCTTCAGCGAGAAGAGCAATTACAGGGAACTTTCTGAAATTGCCGAACAAGCCAAGAGGAGAGCCGAGATTGCTAG GCTTCGTGAGTTGCATACGCTCAAGGGTCATGTTGAGTCAGTCGTGAAACTTAAAGGGCTCGACATTGAAACGATCCAGCAGCACTACACCGTGTGA